CCTCAGCTCTGTTGCGCTCAATCACGAGTCCGATCGTATCCGCGATCCGGTGTGGGGAATGCGGGACATTTGCAGGAAGAAGGAACATTTCGCCTTCTTTGACCGTAATGATCTCACGCTTTCCATCCTGATTGATGATCTCGACAAAGCAATCACCCTTGAGCTGGTAAAAGACTTCCTCAGATGGATCAATGTGAAAATCCCGTCGTTTATTCGGTCCTCCCACTACCATGACCATTAGTTCTGCATCTTTCCAAATCACCTTGTTATTCACCGGTGGCTTGAGTTGATCGATGTGATCCTCGATAAACTTCCACAAATGGATAGGCGCCATTGTACGCATGCTCTATTCCCTCCCTTGTTTTATGAACTCTTAGCGAGTTTTGGCAGCAAAAACGCTGAGCGCATCATCCACCATCGTACAGGCATGAAACTTCTTATAATTGTTGTAAAAAATCGCTAATTTGCGCACCGGATCACCGGTATAGTAGCGCTCGTATTGCAGCAAACGCTGTCCGAAAGCTTCCCCGCACAGGTCCCACGCGAGCTTAAACAGGCGAACCCGATCTGTACCGGAGATACCCACCCGTCCGGCATAAAACTTTTCCATATCCGCGACCAACTCAGGATGTTCCAAATCACTGTCGGTCGGAGACATGAGCAAACCGCCTGCTCCTATAATTTGGATGACTTCGATTGCCCGTGGGTACAGCTTCGGAAGTAGTCCGCGAATGGTTTCGAGCTGCACGTAACCTGGCATGAGCTCGCCCGACGGCAAGGTCTCGTATTCCAGCTCAGCTGTCCTCAGGAGAGCTCTGAGCGATTCCAGCGATTGCGCTAGCTCCCCGAGATTGTTTTGGACATTCGGATAGACGTCTACCCCGATGGAGTCTGCCAGCCGCATGGCAACTTCCGTGGCAAATTGGAGCTTCAACAGTCCTCTCACCCCTGTCTGGTGCGCCGGCTGCTGTCCGATGCCTGTCTTTGGATAAAGCAGGTTGGCTGCTTCTACATTGTTGTACAGGAATAAGCGCTCCCAAGGCACAAGTACGTCATGAAAGACAAGAAGAGCATCCATTTCCTCGAAGCGCGATGCCAAAGGATGGTCATAAACGGAACGAATTCCATCCTGCATGGGCTCCCTGCAAATGATGCGCAGGCCAGGAGTGTCAATCGGAATGGCAAATGCCAAGGCATAACGCTCATCTCCTGGCTGAAACCCGGGGAACGAATAAATGATAACTTCATCCGTAATCGGGGCCAGTGTCGCGAGCATTTTCGCTCCTTTGACGATCAACCCTTCCGGCGTCTCCTCTACTGCCCCCAAATGGGTGTACACATCGCTTTGTTCGTGCGAGGACTTGCTGCGGTCATTTTGCGGATTGATAATCGCATGCGTTAAAAACAGGTCTTGGTCGCGAACAACCTTGTAATAATTTTTCGCGTTTTCCGCCCACTGCGGATTGTACCTTTCCAAGAAAGACGCATTGCTGTATAGCGACGTCAAGACGATATTGAGAAAATCCGGCGTTCTTCCCATCAAACCAAAAGTGGCTTTGGCATAAGCTTCGTACACGGCCCGTTTCGCCTGCAACTCCTCAGGGGTCTTTGCAACGAGAAAGGCGTTGTTCACACGCTCGCCAGTCTCCTGACAAATATGGGTTATCTTCTCTTGGTACTTCTCGTCATGCTGCATGTCATACAGCTTGGCTATTTCATGAATCGGCTGTCGAAAAACAGCTTCCTCACATACATTTGTGACCTTTCTGCCTTGTAGCCAAATCTCCGGTTGCCGTGATCTCAAGCCCCGTATGTATTGGTCACCTGTACGGATTCCCACTACAATTCCTCCCTGTTGTTTTTGGTTGGTTGCGTCGTTTTTGCACTTAAACCGCATTATAATGTCTGTCTTTTCTGGAAAATGTAACCCAATTAACATCACGGCTGAAAAATATAAAATGTCGCTCACCTGATTCATGGGCAACTGAAGATGTGTAAACGAATTAACATCCATTCTGTTTTTTTTCGAATGCACGTCATTTTCACGTTGAAATATTGGTAAGGAGCTTTTTATATTCATATAATCAAGAATAGTAAGTCTGAATATTAAGACTCGAGCCTAGGTAAATGATTAGAAGAGGCAAGATCATCGATGAGGAAAGGAGCGGTGATGATGGTATCTCCTTTTGAAACGGATTTGAAATGGGAAACCCTTTTAGAATACGGCACCCGTCAATTTGTGAAAGGAAAAACAGCTATCTATAGGCAAGAGACGATAGGAGAAGGATTTTATTATCTACATAAGGGATTAGTCAAGATTGTGACCTCTACTCTCAAGGGGAAAGATCGCCTGGTGAACATCGTAGTCCCTGGTCAAATCATGGGTCTTCAAACGATGGATCAACAACCTCATTTCACCACGGCGATTGCTGTAAAGAATGCAGTCGTCTACCATTTCTCCTGTTTGCAATTCCTCGAAATGCTGAAGGTACACCCTGAACTCTTGTCTCTTTTCACCCAAACCATCCATCAAAAAATGCGGATTCTTCTAACCGCCATCAACATGAAGACACTGACCTCAGAAGAGCAAATCGCTCGTCTCCTGCTTAACATTTGCGAAGACTATAAAAACCACGAGGTGCCCCTCACTCAACAAGAGCTAGCTGAATGTGCTGGCCTCACTCGTATCACGGTCTACAAGATCCTGAAGGTATGGAAGGAACAGGGCATCATTGAAATCAAAAACCGATCCTTTGTCATCAAACGCCCAGATATGCTGAAGCCTCCACAACTCACCGCACACACTGCTCGCACCGTGTAAGCATAACAATGTGAAAGGTGGTCACTATGACCTGTCTCCGCTATCAGTGGACCCCGTACCTCATGTATGGCAAGAAGATCGAAATGGGAAAACAGACAACGA
The window above is part of the Brevibacillus antibioticus genome. Proteins encoded here:
- a CDS encoding Crp/Fnr family transcriptional regulator encodes the protein MVSPFETDLKWETLLEYGTRQFVKGKTAIYRQETIGEGFYYLHKGLVKIVTSTLKGKDRLVNIVVPGQIMGLQTMDQQPHFTTAIAVKNAVVYHFSCLQFLEMLKVHPELLSLFTQTIHQKMRILLTAINMKTLTSEEQIARLLLNICEDYKNHEVPLTQQELAECAGLTRITVYKILKVWKEQGIIEIKNRSFVIKRPDMLKPPQLTAHTARTV
- a CDS encoding 3-hydroxyanthranilate 3,4-dioxygenase, coding for MRTMAPIHLWKFIEDHIDQLKPPVNNKVIWKDAELMVMVVGGPNKRRDFHIDPSEEVFYQLKGDCFVEIINQDGKREIITVKEGEMFLLPANVPHSPHRIADTIGLVIERNRAEGELEDFAWFCENCDQKMHRVRIQLTNIEVQVKEAIEGFNSNLELRTCQKCGHVMPPEASEWKCE
- a CDS encoding 4-hydroxyphenylacetate 3-hydroxylase family protein translates to MGIRTGDQYIRGLRSRQPEIWLQGRKVTNVCEEAVFRQPIHEIAKLYDMQHDEKYQEKITHICQETGERVNNAFLVAKTPEELQAKRAVYEAYAKATFGLMGRTPDFLNIVLTSLYSNASFLERYNPQWAENAKNYYKVVRDQDLFLTHAIINPQNDRSKSSHEQSDVYTHLGAVEETPEGLIVKGAKMLATLAPITDEVIIYSFPGFQPGDERYALAFAIPIDTPGLRIICREPMQDGIRSVYDHPLASRFEEMDALLVFHDVLVPWERLFLYNNVEAANLLYPKTGIGQQPAHQTGVRGLLKLQFATEVAMRLADSIGVDVYPNVQNNLGELAQSLESLRALLRTAELEYETLPSGELMPGYVQLETIRGLLPKLYPRAIEVIQIIGAGGLLMSPTDSDLEHPELVADMEKFYAGRVGISGTDRVRLFKLAWDLCGEAFGQRLLQYERYYTGDPVRKLAIFYNNYKKFHACTMVDDALSVFAAKTR